From the genome of Eublepharis macularius isolate TG4126 chromosome 12, MPM_Emac_v1.0, whole genome shotgun sequence, one region includes:
- the LOC129339439 gene encoding vomeronasal type-2 receptor 26-like — translation MTQNYQHILALVFAIKEINENLQLLPNLTLGFNIYDGYLNARWTYLAAMQLISTRNRFLPNYKCDIQDKVIAIIAGLDLELSHHIPDTLGIYKIPQLLHGSAPVMTDNTEVPPFYQMVPTEIHQYMGILQLLLHFKWTWIGYFAVNGGNPEWFVQMVYPVFSQHGICFAFTEFFSSLIFNKNWEKIVEWWLEIFNSLMGNIAHVVVLHGDSGSVIVLRWLLSWLKNKHISQKPKGKVWILPAQMEFKSVSSKSIWDIQALHGALSVAIHSNELHGFQEFLRSRNPSGVKEDGFIRDFWSSAFDCAVPDSVVGKMNMMNCTGEERLENLPGHVFERMTGHGYNIYNAVYAVAHALHAMYSSNPQSRTATGGERTKHQNQQLWQLHHFLRRVSFNNSAGDNISFDKNRQLITGFDVINWVTFPNQSFVRVKVGSVDLKLQDPSNLSLTINEDAIIWHSWFNQACPLSVCNDNCYPGYRKKKKEGKPSCCYDCMPCPEGMVSGQKDMVDCLKCPADYYPNEDKISCIPKVITFLSYEEPLGIGLTTGTFSFSLITVLVLGTFLKHNNTPIVKANNRTLTYTLLTSLLLCFLSTLLYMGPPKKVTCFLRHVAIGIGFSTAVSCVLAKTITVVLAFMATKPGSRMSKWVGKRMGISIVIFCSFIQVGISAVWLTISPPFPDADMHSMTKEIILECNEGSVAMLYCGLVYMSFLVNVSFIVAFFARKLPDSFNEAKFITFSMLVFCCIWWSFLPTYLTTKGKYTVAVEILSVLASSAGFLGCIFFPKCYVIVLKPNMNSKEWLKRKNH, via the exons ATGACTCAGAACTACCAGCACATCCTGGCCTTGGTTTTTgctataaaggaaataaatgaaaATCTCCAGCTCCTGCCTAACCTCACGCTGGGATTCAATATCTATGATGGCTATTTGAATGCAAGGTGGACTTACCTCGCTGCAATGCAACTTATTTCCACAAGGAACAGATTTCTCCCCAACTACAAGTGTGACATCCAAGACAAAGTCATTGCTATCATTGCGGGGCTTGACTTAGAATTGTCTCATCATATCCCAGATACATTGGGCatctacaagattccacag CTCTTGCATGGCTCTGCTCCAGTGATGACTGATaatactgaagtccctcccttctaTCAGATGGTCCCAACTGAAATTCACCAGTACATGGGGATTCTCCAATTACTTCTCCATTTCAAGTGGACATGGATTGGATACTTTGCTGTGAATGGTGGGAATCCAGAATGGTTTGTGCAAATGGTGTATCCAGTATTTTCCCAACATGGGATCTGTTTTGCTTTCACAGAATTTTTCTCCAGTTTAATTTTTAATAAGAACTGGGAAAAAATTGTGGAATGGTGGTTGGAAATATTCAATTCACTCATGGGCAACATAGCCCATGTAGTTGTCTTACACGGAGATAGTGGTTCCGTGATAGTTTTGAGATGGTTGTTGAGTtggttaaaaaacaaacacatctCACAAAAGCCAAAAGGTAAAGTGTGGATTCTACCAGCCCAGATGGAGTTCAAATCTGTTTCCAGTAAAAGTATCTGGGATATACAAGCCTTGCACGGTGCtctatcagttgcaattcactCCAATGAACTGCATGGGTTCCAAGAATTTCTGAGGAGTAGAAACCCTTCAGGTGTCAAGGAAGATGGTTTTATCAGGGACTTCTGGTCATCTGCCTTTGACTGTGCTGTTCCAGATTCTGTTGTGGGCAAGATGAATATGATGAACTGCACTGGAGAAGAGAGACTGGAGAACCTTCCCGGGCATGTCTTTGAAAGGATGACTGGCCATGGCTACAACATCTACAATGCTGTTTATGCTGTGGCCCATGCTTTACATGCCATGTATTCCTCTAACCCCCAAAGCAGAACAGCAACAGGAGGAGAGAGGACAAAGCATCAAAATCAGCAGTTGTGGCAG CTCCATCACTTTCTGAGACGAGTCTCATTTAACAACAGTGCTGGGGACAATATTTCTTTTGACAAAAACAGGCAATTAATAACAGGATTTGATGTTATCAATTGGGTCACATTCCCAAACCAGTCCTTTGTCAGAGTGAAAGTTGGAAGTGTGGATCTCAAGCTTCAAGATCCTTCAAACCTATCACTCACCATTAATGAGGATGCCATTATATGGCACAGCTGGTTTAACCAG GCATGTCCCCTTTCTGTGTGCAATGACAACTGCTATCCAGGCtataggaagaaaaagaaagaggggaagCCATCCTGCTGCTATGATTGCATGCCATGTCCAGAAGGGATGGTATCTGGACAAAAAG ACATGGTTGATTGTCTTAAATGCCCAGCTGATTATTATCCAAATGAGGACAAGATTTCCTGCATCCCCAAAGTTATAACCTTCTTGTCCTATGAAGAACCTTTGGGCATAGGCCTAACCACTGgaacattttcattttctttgaTCACAGTTCTGGTACTAGGAACATTTCTGAAACACAACAATACTCCtatagtcaaagccaacaacaggACCCTCACCTACACGCTTCTCACCTCCCTCCTTCTGTGCTTCCTTTCTACTTTATTATACATGGGTCCACCTAAAAAAGTGACTTGTTTCCTTCGCCATGTTGCCATAGGCATCGGTTTCTCAACggctgtttcttgtgtgttggccaaaaccatcactgtggttcttGCATTCATGGCTACCAAGCCAGGATCTAGAATGAgcaaatgggtggggaaaagaatGGGCATTTCCATTGTTATTTTCTGCTCCTTTATTCAAGTAGGCATTTCTGCGGTATGGTTGACAATCTCTCCTCCATTCCCAGATGCTGACATGCATTCAATGACTAAAGAAATTATACTGGAATGTAATGAGGGGTCTGTGGCTATGCTGTATTGTGGCTTAGTCTACATGAGCTTTCTGGTCAATGTCAGTTTTATTGTGGCTTTCTTTGCTAGGAAGCTACCagacagtttcaatgaagccaagtttattactttcagcatgttggtcttttgTTGCATTTGGTGGTCCTTTCTTCCAACCTACCTGACAACTAAAGGAAAATATACAGTGGCTGTGGAGATACTTTCTGTCTTAGCTTCCAGTGCTGGTTTCCTAGGTTGCATTTTTTTCCCCAAGTGCTATGTCATTGTGCTAAAACCAAACATGAACAGCAAGGAATGGCTCAAAAGGAAAAATCATTGA